Proteins encoded within one genomic window of Companilactobacillus zhachilii:
- a CDS encoding PRD domain-containing protein yields the protein MVEIAQVFNNNSALVNLGDNRQAIVKGKGIAFKKTKGGQVDSSKVENIFYLNTKSSQENLYFLLKDIPIDVVTTTYEIIDYAKKEFNYNILDYVYITLSDHIFGSYQRLLAKTYQESLIPDMSNQYPIEYLIASHGLDVINRNLRVHFPKSEIKSIALHFINAKGEESKAGDLKEDTTKEINDIVTKILNENKIYRMDGNGNYFDRFMIHLQYLAGRLDNEDNEDRDFSDKLESEMRKEYPRSSKIAKEIYSNLQGKLGTNLSSNELLYFIIHIQRLTQEKTTK from the coding sequence ATGGTAGAGATTGCCCAAGTCTTTAACAATAACAGTGCGTTAGTCAACCTAGGAGATAATCGCCAAGCAATTGTAAAGGGCAAAGGAATCGCTTTTAAGAAGACCAAAGGTGGGCAAGTTGATTCAAGTAAAGTTGAAAATATCTTTTATTTAAATACAAAATCATCACAAGAAAATTTATATTTTTTGCTTAAAGATATTCCAATTGACGTTGTTACTACTACTTACGAAATTATCGATTATGCCAAAAAAGAATTTAATTATAATATTTTAGATTACGTTTATATAACGTTAAGCGATCATATCTTTGGTTCCTACCAGAGATTGCTAGCAAAAACGTATCAAGAAAGTTTGATTCCTGATATGAGTAACCAATATCCGATTGAATATTTGATTGCTAGTCACGGATTGGATGTAATCAATCGCAATTTACGAGTTCACTTTCCAAAGTCAGAAATTAAAAGTATTGCTCTACATTTCATCAATGCTAAAGGCGAAGAATCCAAGGCAGGTGATCTAAAAGAAGACACCACCAAGGAGATCAATGATATCGTAACCAAGATTTTAAATGAGAATAAGATTTATCGCATGGACGGAAATGGAAATTATTTTGATCGGTTTATGATTCATTTACAGTATTTAGCAGGACGCCTTGATAATGAGGACAATGAAGATAGAGATTTCAGTGACAAGTTGGAATCGGAAATGAGAAAAGAGTATCCGCGTTCTTCAAAGATTGCTAAAGAAATATATAGCAATTTGCAAGGAAAATTAGGAACTAATCTCAGTAGTAACGAACTGTTATATTTCATAATTCACATTCAGCGATTAACTCAAGAAAAAACTACAAAGTAA
- the guaD gene encoding guanine deaminase: MSVTDNDYQTVKQVAIDNNVLKQVPTGSYLLPGFTDLHIHAPQWPQAGLALDKPLNEWLNTYTFPLEAKFKDLDYAKKVYQSLIQELLANGTTTGLFFGSVDTNANLVLAQICADLGQRAFIGKVAMDNPEQTPDYYRDESAAMALSETETFIQKLAEMKQATGADLTAVITPRFVPSCTDETLQGLGDLAKKYDLPIQSHCSESIWEDQYAIDRFNLRDAEVLNKFGLLTDKAVMAHGTQLSDDDLALFEQQQAAIAHCPISNAYFGNSVMRVQAAHNKNVKVGLGTDISGGFSPSIYRNMQQAIMSSQMLQDSGTPAARLSASNAFYLATIGGAKALHINSGQIKAGFKADFQIVQDQYFELSSDKSSEIFERLVYHTNKENIKQVYVAGKLVHNNQGENNGK, from the coding sequence ATATCCGTTACTGATAACGATTATCAGACCGTCAAGCAAGTTGCAATAGACAATAACGTCCTCAAACAAGTTCCAACAGGAAGTTATCTTTTACCCGGATTCACTGATTTACATATTCATGCGCCCCAGTGGCCTCAAGCTGGATTAGCTTTGGACAAACCGCTTAATGAGTGGCTCAATACGTATACTTTTCCATTGGAAGCTAAATTCAAAGATTTAGACTACGCCAAAAAAGTTTACCAAAGTTTAATTCAAGAATTACTCGCCAACGGAACAACAACTGGTTTGTTCTTTGGCTCTGTTGATACAAATGCTAACTTAGTTTTAGCTCAAATTTGTGCTGATTTAGGACAACGTGCCTTCATCGGTAAAGTTGCCATGGATAATCCTGAACAAACACCTGATTATTACCGTGACGAATCAGCTGCAATGGCCTTATCTGAAACAGAAACTTTTATTCAAAAATTGGCTGAAATGAAACAAGCAACTGGCGCCGATTTAACGGCTGTTATCACTCCTCGTTTTGTTCCTAGCTGTACTGACGAAACGCTTCAAGGATTAGGTGATTTAGCTAAGAAATACGATTTACCTATTCAATCTCACTGTAGCGAAAGTATTTGGGAAGACCAATACGCTATCGATCGGTTCAATTTACGCGATGCCGAAGTTCTGAATAAGTTTGGTCTTTTAACCGACAAAGCTGTCATGGCTCACGGAACACAACTCAGTGACGATGATTTAGCGTTATTTGAACAACAACAAGCAGCTATTGCCCACTGCCCTATTTCCAACGCTTACTTTGGAAACTCGGTTATGCGCGTTCAAGCTGCTCACAATAAAAATGTTAAAGTCGGTCTTGGGACTGACATCTCCGGAGGATTTTCTCCTAGTATTTATCGCAATATGCAACAAGCTATTATGTCATCACAAATGTTACAAGATTCTGGCACACCAGCTGCTCGTCTTTCTGCAAGCAATGCCTTCTATCTAGCTACTATCGGTGGTGCTAAAGCTCTACATATCAATTCTGGACAAATTAAAGCCGGCTTCAAAGCTGATTTTCAAATTGTTCAAGATCAATACTTCGAACTCTCTTCAGATAAATCATCTGAAATATTTGAGAGACTTGTGTATCACACAAATAAAGAAAATATCAAACAAGTTTATGTGGCTGGTAAATTAGTCCATAACAACCAAGGAGAAAATAATGGCAAATAA
- a CDS encoding uracil-xanthine permease family protein has translation MANNKNNLLVGPDDKIGMGEAGFLGLQHVLAMDIYVPPIILAGMMAMGLSDQMGLLQSTFLAAGIGTILQTFVFMKMPVSQGPSFVPLGAAAGVVLASGGLKGNGMGTLIGALLVGSVILIILGATGIFQKIINRLVPALVGGTIITCVGLSLIPTALNSNIFNAPGKIDNNIILASVTALTLIVSVGISLKFPSVRRFFRTSSIILALGVGTIVSTMMGMFDWKAVSDAAWFGLPQRTVFHWGINFSPSAIITFIIIYAVITTETTGTWFAMGAVTNHEITDKQWNHGIIGEGLSCMVAALLGTTPVTGYSTNAGVISITGVASKRVFLFAGIWFSILGFFSKLSAFLAAIPAPVIGGVFAIITVTIMLNGLNVIRGLETTDRDLYIIGIPIVLTLALVLLPANVTKNAPQILQYLLGSPIAMAAIAAIILNLVMPKTKQLKTKAA, from the coding sequence ATGGCAAATAATAAGAATAATCTACTCGTCGGTCCAGATGACAAAATCGGCATGGGAGAGGCTGGTTTCTTAGGCCTACAACATGTTCTAGCAATGGATATCTACGTTCCACCTATTATTTTGGCCGGTATGATGGCTATGGGTCTCAGTGACCAAATGGGACTACTTCAATCTACCTTCCTGGCTGCAGGTATCGGTACCATTCTTCAAACGTTTGTTTTCATGAAGATGCCCGTTTCTCAGGGACCTTCCTTTGTTCCACTAGGAGCAGCAGCAGGTGTTGTGTTAGCCTCTGGTGGTCTAAAAGGTAATGGTATGGGTACACTGATCGGTGCTTTACTAGTTGGTTCAGTTATTTTAATTATCTTAGGTGCTACTGGTATTTTCCAAAAAATCATCAACCGCTTGGTTCCCGCTTTAGTTGGTGGAACAATTATTACTTGTGTTGGTCTGTCATTGATTCCAACTGCTCTAAACAGCAATATCTTCAATGCGCCAGGTAAAATTGACAACAACATTATTTTAGCTTCTGTTACTGCCCTAACTTTAATTGTTTCTGTTGGTATCAGTTTGAAATTTCCAAGTGTTCGCCGTTTCTTCAGAACCAGTTCAATTATTCTAGCCCTTGGTGTTGGTACAATCGTTTCAACTATGATGGGTATGTTTGATTGGAAAGCTGTTTCTGACGCGGCATGGTTTGGTTTACCACAAAGAACTGTCTTCCACTGGGGGATTAATTTTAGCCCTTCAGCAATCATCACATTTATTATCATCTACGCTGTTATTACAACCGAAACAACCGGTACTTGGTTCGCTATGGGAGCCGTTACAAACCATGAAATCACAGACAAACAATGGAACCACGGTATCATCGGTGAAGGTCTAAGTTGTATGGTGGCTGCATTACTCGGAACAACCCCTGTTACTGGCTATTCAACAAATGCCGGTGTTATCTCAATCACTGGTGTTGCAAGTAAAAGAGTCTTCTTATTTGCAGGTATCTGGTTCTCCATTTTAGGATTCTTCAGTAAATTGTCAGCTTTCCTAGCTGCTATTCCAGCTCCGGTTATCGGTGGTGTTTTTGCCATTATTACAGTTACAATCATGCTTAATGGTTTAAACGTTATCCGTGGTCTTGAGACAACTGACCGTGACCTTTACATCATTGGTATTCCAATTGTCTTAACTTTGGCCTTGGTACTTCTACCAGCCAACGTGACAAAGAATGCCCCACAAATTCTACAATATCTACTAGGTTCACCAATCGCTATGGCTGCCATTGCTGCTATTATTCTTAACCTAGTTATGCCTAAAACAAAACAACTTAAAACAAAGGCTGCTTAA
- a CDS encoding GGDEF domain-containing protein, which translates to MTWSIWRVSPFISGVFFILGVFTLYQVMYDGLKTVLRAKKIKVDEDKINSYFGVIYMGIFIISMQATIVGTPVSWQFMNFQLIALVFCAYFLNIHVPYYIFFPIMVAYMFFNGSLGYWESWCHGVTLVAYYSSLNIIRRRQHSDYPFVAYILSGVFFGSLLWFFMLIKFDLAWSTLFEELSYFIIFQVLLYSYVTMILRDSKLKLHLLEFANHDALTKTENYAAYVTEIRSLFDLSTKNNLHLSMMMFDIDHFKHVNDTYGHLAGDKVLRHVAEIVQTVIDENDPTVKLFRTGGEEFNVIFPGYDLPSTEPIVRQIFMAVNHSDVEVNGKTISLTISVGVSTISQADLEPNDFYARVDGNLYHSKKNGRTQITAN; encoded by the coding sequence TTGACATGGTCAATATGGCGGGTATCGCCATTTATCTCCGGCGTCTTTTTCATTTTGGGAGTCTTTACTCTATATCAAGTTATGTATGATGGCCTTAAAACGGTGTTACGAGCTAAAAAAATTAAGGTTGATGAAGATAAAATAAATTCCTATTTTGGGGTTATTTATATGGGGATTTTTATCATTAGTATGCAGGCGACGATTGTGGGAACACCAGTATCATGGCAGTTCATGAACTTTCAGTTGATTGCCTTAGTTTTTTGTGCTTACTTTTTGAATATCCATGTGCCATATTATATTTTCTTTCCAATAATGGTGGCATATATGTTTTTCAATGGCTCGTTAGGTTATTGGGAGTCATGGTGTCACGGCGTTACGTTAGTGGCTTATTATTCTTCGCTGAATATTATTCGACGCCGACAGCATAGTGACTATCCTTTTGTGGCATACATTTTAAGTGGGGTTTTCTTTGGATCGCTATTGTGGTTTTTCATGTTGATCAAGTTTGATCTTGCATGGTCGACTCTGTTTGAAGAACTGTCATATTTCATCATTTTCCAGGTGTTATTGTATAGTTATGTAACGATGATTTTGCGTGATAGCAAATTAAAATTACATCTGTTGGAATTCGCTAATCACGATGCCTTAACCAAGACGGAGAATTATGCAGCGTATGTAACGGAGATTAGAAGTTTATTCGATTTGAGTACGAAAAATAATTTACATTTATCGATGATGATGTTTGACATTGATCATTTTAAGCATGTTAATGATACATATGGTCATTTAGCAGGTGATAAAGTGTTACGTCATGTTGCGGAAATAGTGCAAACGGTCATTGATGAAAATGATCCAACGGTTAAACTTTTTCGGACCGGTGGTGAGGAATTCAATGTCATTTTTCCTGGTTACGATTTACCATCGACAGAACCGATTGTTCGCCAAATATTCATGGCTGTCAATCACTCAGATGTTGAAGTAAATGGTAAGACTATTTCATTAACCATATCGGTTGGTGTTTCTACTATTTCCCAAGCTGATTTGGAACCTAATGATTTTTATGCCCGGGTTGATGGAAATCTTTATCATTCGAAAAAAAATGGCCGTACACAAATTACTGCCAATTAA
- a CDS encoding GGDEF domain-containing protein, with translation MTWSVWHVSPVITSIFFILGVFTLYQVVFNWLKTVVHEKKVPISDNVVKSFSGVVYMLIFIFSMQSTIVGKTISWEFMNFIIIALIFCAYFLDIRVPIYYFVPIILVYMLFNHSIGYWESWCHALSVMFSYWSFNYIRRLPSRAHPFIGYIIVGVIWGGIMWFFVALKFHLTTSVFLQEWGYLVIFEGLLYSYVRMLLRESELKGHLEAFANHDALTKSENYAAYTSEMKYLFSNSLRNNLNLSMMMFDIDHFRHVNDTYGHLAGDLVLQKAVATAQNVIDDNDPKVKLYRTGGEEFNVIFPGYDLPATEPIVHQIFNSLNHLTVKSSDDEISFTVSMGVSGISSTDKKPDDFYKRVDDNLYHSKKNGRMQITAI, from the coding sequence ATGACATGGAGTGTATGGCACGTTTCACCGGTAATCACCAGTATTTTTTTCATTTTAGGTGTTTTCACACTATATCAAGTAGTTTTTAATTGGTTGAAGACAGTTGTCCATGAAAAGAAAGTACCCATTTCCGATAATGTGGTGAAATCATTCTCCGGTGTGGTTTATATGCTGATTTTTATTTTTAGCATGCAGTCAACGATTGTGGGGAAAACTATATCGTGGGAATTTATGAATTTTATTATCATTGCACTTATTTTTTGTGCGTACTTCCTTGATATTCGGGTGCCAATTTATTATTTTGTGCCAATTATTCTCGTGTACATGCTCTTTAATCATTCCATTGGCTATTGGGAGTCGTGGTGTCACGCATTGAGTGTCATGTTTAGTTATTGGTCATTCAACTACATACGAAGACTTCCTTCACGTGCCCATCCTTTTATCGGCTATATAATTGTCGGTGTTATTTGGGGTGGTATTATGTGGTTCTTTGTTGCCTTGAAGTTCCACTTAACAACAAGTGTCTTCTTACAAGAATGGGGTTATCTGGTTATTTTTGAAGGCTTACTATATAGCTACGTTCGCATGTTGTTACGTGAAAGTGAACTTAAAGGTCACCTAGAAGCTTTTGCCAATCATGATGCTTTAACAAAATCAGAAAATTATGCAGCTTACACTTCAGAAATGAAATATCTTTTCTCAAATAGTTTGCGTAATAATTTAAATCTATCAATGATGATGTTTGATATTGATCATTTTAGGCATGTTAATGATACTTATGGACATTTGGCAGGTGATTTGGTCTTACAAAAAGCTGTTGCGACGGCCCAGAATGTGATAGATGATAATGATCCTAAAGTTAAACTCTATCGAACTGGTGGCGAGGAATTCAATGTGATTTTTCCAGGGTATGATTTGCCAGCAACAGAACCGATTGTGCATCAGATTTTTAATTCATTGAATCACTTAACTGTTAAAAGTAGTGACGATGAAATTAGTTTTACTGTTTCAATGGGAGTGTCGGGTATTTCTTCGACCGATAAAAAGCCAGATGACTTTTATAAGAGAGTCGATGATAATTTGTATCATTCCAAGAAAAACGGACGTATGCAAATCACTGCCATTTAG
- a CDS encoding GNAT family N-acetyltransferase, protein MNKYLLDKDKFNEFYELYLYSFNREDSKHRRDVFKERFDHSLVYGIMNGKRLGSGLFSIPFDVNFHGVNYKMNGIGDVMSAPEFGGRGGAGSLMNAALTDMHQNHVTLSYLAPFAYTYYRKFGYEQVFDHSIVSMKSVDLPRIANSDHGHVERDNIKNLHDDVKLMYLGHNHLGGVVRAEWWWDHMLDKHNDYQVATAFDDNGNLIGYLIYYSVGTTFYIHEWFNQNPLSRQLLGKFVTKHQSIFEKFVYETPDPDFKADILDDPNSAKLVVKPYMMARIVELSDFMGRYPVQVSVLPKTYLKVTDELSWNNHVWELSIENGIVGFSIADDATPDMEMTIQDLTKAMFGYRSLKSLRKYGRITGDDKKIGLVCDVFVQEKPELIDYF, encoded by the coding sequence ATGAATAAATATTTACTCGACAAAGATAAGTTTAATGAATTTTATGAACTGTATTTATATTCATTTAATCGTGAGGATTCAAAGCATCGTAGGGATGTTTTTAAAGAGCGTTTTGATCACTCATTAGTTTATGGAATTATGAATGGCAAACGTTTAGGTAGTGGATTGTTTAGTATACCGTTTGATGTTAATTTTCACGGTGTCAATTATAAAATGAATGGTATCGGTGATGTAATGAGTGCGCCTGAGTTTGGTGGTCGTGGGGGAGCGGGTTCTTTAATGAATGCTGCTTTGACGGATATGCATCAAAATCATGTGACTTTGTCCTATTTAGCACCTTTTGCCTATACTTATTATAGAAAATTTGGTTATGAGCAAGTTTTTGACCATTCTATTGTTTCTATGAAGAGTGTAGATTTGCCACGGATTGCTAATAGTGATCATGGTCACGTTGAGCGAGATAATATTAAAAATCTTCATGATGACGTTAAACTAATGTATTTGGGTCACAATCATTTAGGCGGTGTCGTTCGTGCCGAGTGGTGGTGGGACCATATGCTTGATAAGCACAATGATTATCAAGTGGCAACAGCTTTTGATGATAATGGTAATTTAATTGGTTATTTGATTTATTACAGTGTCGGGACAACTTTTTATATTCACGAGTGGTTTAATCAAAATCCACTTAGCCGTCAATTACTCGGAAAATTTGTTACAAAGCATCAATCCATTTTTGAAAAGTTTGTCTACGAGACACCAGATCCTGATTTTAAAGCTGATATCCTAGACGATCCTAATTCCGCAAAGTTAGTTGTTAAGCCTTATATGATGGCTCGAATTGTAGAATTAAGTGATTTTATGGGGCGTTATCCTGTACAGGTATCAGTTTTGCCAAAAACTTATTTAAAAGTTACCGATGAGTTAAGTTGGAACAATCACGTTTGGGAGCTTTCTATTGAAAATGGTATCGTCGGTTTTTCAATTGCTGATGATGCGACACCAGATATGGAAATGACAATTCAAGATTTAACGAAAGCGATGTTTGGTTATCGATCTTTGAAGTCGTTGAGAAAATATGGTCGTATAACTGGTGATGATAAAAAGATTGGACTCGTATGTGATGTATTTGTTCAGGAAAAGCCCGAATTAATCGATTATTTCTAA
- a CDS encoding DUF871 domain-containing protein → MRRLGLSLYPEHSTLEEDKKYLDTASKLGYSRIFASLLELGDDKDKTINRFKETIAYGNKLGFVTIVDMNPRLFKALDISYDDLSFFHDLGAAGIRLDEGFSGMEEAKMTRNPYGLKIEINMSSGTHYLDNIISYHPDTNNLLGCHNFYPQRYTGLGEDFFIKWSNFFKDRNIHSAAFVSSHSATFGPWPVQDGLPTLEDDRDLPIATQVKHLLLSGVVDDVIIGNTYASDEELKEAADAFFAPYPVLKVDFSDNATDLEKEVILKSTHVYRGDASDYLLRSTMTRVVYKDGNFPAHDTQDIKRGDIIIVNENYGQYKGETQIALRDIKNDGRRNVVGHLNSNEAFLLNYIKPWISFKLAE, encoded by the coding sequence TTGAGAAGACTTGGATTGTCATTATATCCAGAGCATTCAACTTTAGAAGAAGATAAAAAATATCTTGATACTGCTAGTAAATTAGGTTATTCACGTATTTTCGCATCATTACTTGAATTAGGTGATGATAAAGACAAGACAATTAACCGTTTCAAAGAAACCATTGCCTATGGTAATAAATTGGGCTTTGTGACGATTGTTGATATGAATCCTAGATTGTTTAAAGCACTTGATATTAGTTATGATGATTTATCATTCTTCCACGATCTTGGCGCTGCCGGTATCCGACTAGACGAGGGCTTCTCTGGTATGGAAGAGGCTAAGATGACTCGTAATCCTTATGGGTTGAAGATTGAAATCAATATGAGTTCTGGTACACACTACTTAGATAATATTATTTCATATCATCCGGATACGAATAATCTCCTAGGTTGTCACAACTTTTATCCTCAAAGATATACTGGCTTAGGTGAAGACTTCTTCATTAAATGGTCAAACTTCTTCAAGGACCGTAATATTCACTCAGCTGCATTTGTCAGTTCACATAGTGCAACTTTTGGTCCTTGGCCTGTTCAAGATGGTTTACCAACCCTTGAAGATGATCGTGATTTACCAATCGCTACTCAAGTTAAGCATCTGCTCTTGAGTGGGGTCGTTGATGATGTCATCATTGGTAATACATACGCATCTGATGAAGAACTCAAAGAAGCAGCCGATGCATTCTTTGCACCATATCCAGTTTTGAAAGTTGATTTCTCAGACAATGCGACTGACCTTGAAAAAGAAGTTATTTTGAAATCGACTCATGTATATCGTGGTGATGCATCTGACTATTTGTTACGTAGTACAATGACACGAGTAGTTTATAAAGATGGGAACTTTCCCGCCCATGATACTCAAGATATCAAACGCGGTGATATCATCATTGTTAATGAGAACTACGGTCAATACAAAGGTGAGACGCAAATTGCCCTTCGTGATATAAAGAACGATGGTCGTCGTAATGTTGTGGGACACTTGAATTCTAATGAGGCTTTCTTGTTAAACTACATCAAGCCTTGGATCAGTTTCAAATTAGCCGAATAA
- the celB gene encoding PTS cellobiose transporter subunit IIC yields the protein MAEKKNGSFVQDKIIPIAGKLASSRHLIALRDGMTLAVPMIIIGSLFMIIAQFPIQAYLDFMASIFGKNWATVLQYPTNASFHIMGLIAVIGISYNLAKSYKVDPISASIVSLGAFVLTIPLKTDKAGALWIPLTQFDSAGLFTAIIVGLFITDFYVWMVHKNWTIKMPDTVPPAVSNSFAALFPGFIILALVWIIRIGVEATPMQSIPNIISFFLATPLGHLSNTLPGALVAEFLISFLWIFGIHGANVVSGVMMPIWLTALNQNHAAFTAGKALPNIVTTSFFDNFVHMGGSGATIGLAMLLAFAAKSKELKTLGKLVAGPALFNINEPILFGLPIVMNYKMLVPFILTPLVNVTTTYIGMATNLVARPMGVYIPWTTPPILSGFISTGHLSGAVMQIINIVLDTLIYFYFFKSMDKEKLAEELDSAKLSK from the coding sequence ATGGCTGAAAAGAAAAACGGCAGCTTTGTCCAAGATAAGATTATTCCTATCGCCGGCAAGCTTGCTTCTTCTCGTCATTTGATTGCATTGCGTGATGGTATGACATTAGCTGTTCCAATGATCATCATTGGTTCATTGTTCATGATTATCGCACAATTTCCAATTCAAGCCTATCTAGACTTCATGGCTAGTATCTTCGGTAAGAACTGGGCAACAGTATTACAATATCCAACCAACGCTTCATTCCATATCATGGGATTGATTGCTGTCATTGGTATTTCTTATAACTTGGCTAAGAGTTATAAAGTTGATCCTATCTCTGCTTCAATTGTTTCATTAGGTGCATTCGTACTTACTATTCCATTGAAGACAGATAAGGCTGGCGCATTGTGGATTCCATTGACACAATTTGACTCAGCTGGTTTATTTACAGCTATTATTGTCGGTCTATTCATTACCGACTTCTATGTTTGGATGGTTCACAAGAACTGGACAATCAAGATGCCTGATACAGTTCCACCTGCAGTAAGTAACTCATTTGCTGCTTTGTTCCCAGGTTTCATTATTTTGGCTCTTGTATGGATTATTCGTATCGGTGTTGAAGCAACACCAATGCAAAGTATTCCAAACATCATCTCATTCTTCTTGGCAACACCACTAGGTCACTTGAGTAACACATTGCCAGGTGCTTTAGTTGCTGAATTCCTAATTTCCTTCTTATGGATCTTCGGTATTCACGGTGCTAACGTTGTTTCTGGTGTTATGATGCCTATCTGGCTAACAGCTTTGAACCAAAACCACGCAGCCTTCACTGCTGGTAAAGCTCTACCAAATATTGTTACAACATCATTCTTTGATAACTTCGTTCACATGGGTGGTTCTGGTGCCACAATCGGTTTGGCTATGCTTCTAGCATTCGCTGCTAAGAGTAAAGAGCTTAAGACTTTAGGTAAACTTGTTGCTGGACCTGCTTTGTTTAACATTAACGAACCTATTCTCTTCGGTCTACCAATTGTTATGAACTACAAGATGTTAGTTCCATTTATTTTAACTCCACTTGTTAACGTAACAACTACATATATTGGTATGGCAACAAACTTAGTTGCAAGACCAATGGGTGTCTATATTCCATGGACAACTCCACCAATCCTTTCAGGATTTATTTCAACTGGTCACTTATCAGGTGCTGTAATGCAAATTATCAATATTGTGCTTGATACTTTGATTTACTTCTACTTCTTCAAGTCAATGGATAAAGAAAAATTGGCAGAAGAATTAGATTCAGCTAAACTTTCTAAATAA
- a CDS encoding MurR/RpiR family transcriptional regulator yields the protein MFPYQKVHELNRLELIVYKYIIGHTKEVQNMTIREMADAAHVSTTTILRFLKKMDYSGFSEFKFALKQSLKQPTKAQQDPSMEPIKNFFQLVADEEPFDNKINQAADMINAADLVLFFGVGNSGRVAQYGSSILSSYGVYSLPIIDPFQPEPFSDRDFSKTLLVLVSVSGETDQVLEQARYYKKNGAETIALTANSYSVLNQITDFSISYDTPQNRKGHINVTTQVPIVYTLEQIANCAYHKMVDQIDNRFTEHVTD from the coding sequence ATGTTCCCATATCAAAAAGTTCATGAACTCAATCGTTTGGAATTGATTGTTTACAAATACATTATTGGTCATACAAAAGAAGTTCAAAATATGACTATTCGTGAGATGGCTGATGCTGCTCATGTTTCAACGACTACTATTTTAAGATTTTTGAAGAAGATGGATTATAGTGGCTTTTCCGAATTCAAATTTGCTCTAAAACAAAGTCTGAAGCAACCTACTAAAGCTCAACAGGATCCTAGTATGGAGCCTATTAAGAATTTCTTCCAGTTGGTTGCTGATGAGGAACCATTTGATAACAAGATTAATCAGGCGGCAGATATGATTAACGCGGCTGACTTAGTTTTGTTTTTTGGAGTAGGTAATAGTGGCCGCGTCGCTCAGTATGGCTCCAGTATTCTTTCAAGTTATGGAGTTTACTCTTTACCAATAATTGATCCATTCCAACCAGAACCTTTTTCAGACCGTGATTTTTCAAAAACCTTATTAGTTTTGGTTTCTGTGTCAGGTGAGACGGATCAGGTCTTGGAACAAGCACGTTATTATAAGAAGAATGGGGCGGAAACGATAGCTTTAACGGCTAATTCGTACTCTGTTTTAAACCAAATAACAGACTTTTCGATTTCGTATGACACTCCACAAAACCGCAAAGGTCACATTAATGTGACAACACAGGTGCCAATCGTGTACACACTAGAGCAAATTGCTAATTGTGCTTACCACAAGATGGTAGACCAAATTGATAATAGATTTACGGAACATGTTACGGATTAG